CGCCATTGGCCACTTTCGTGATGGCCTTCTGAATGGAGGCCGCGAACTCGGCGGGGTCGACGACCTTGTTGCTTCCGTCGTGCCGGCCGTTCTCGATCCGGACAGTTCCATACGCGTCGTCGTAGTCGTCGCACGCGTAGCCGTCGAGATTGATCGTGCTGGTCTGCGAAGAGCCGAGCGTGCGGAGGTCATGCAGGACCTCCAACTGGCCGCCGCTGACCCCCTTCGCCGAGGCCAGGGTCTGGATGCGGGCCAGGTCGAAGGACATGGCAACGGTCACCACACTCCCGAGCCCGGCCCCGGCAGCCGGTGCGTCGGTGGAAAAATGCATGCTGGCCGGCGTGCCCGCTGCCGAGGGCAGCGCACGATACTGGCCCTCGGGAGCAGCCGAGGCGACGCTCGCACCGAGCGCACCGCCGACACCGGCGGCACTCAGCGTCGCGACAGCGACCGCTTTGACGGCGTTCCTCGCAACGCGTCTCATCGCGTTTGCCATGAAGAGTCTTCTTTCCCTATGAAGTCCGGCGACGTTGCCAACTCCACCCGTGCCGGTGAATCGCGGTGATTTACCCGGACCTTAGGTCGCCGAAGCCATGTCGGCAATATCACAAGGTGATTTTGGTGAGGGTACGCAACCAATTCTGGGAAGAATCACCCGCACAGTTGATGATATTTTCATGCCCTCCGGGGGCCGGCGCTTCGCCCTTCAAGGTGCGCCAGGCAAGGCAGACCACCGAGATGCCGGGGTTTCCGGCGGATGCGCCCGGAAGCGACCGGACAGCGGAATGAGATGTTCACCGGCGGTCCGGGAGTTTTTGCATTCCCCGGCTGCGCGCGCGATGCTGCGCTACCAGCCACGCCGGCCGATGCGGTAAAACTGTTTCCGCATCTTCCGTATTTCCCGGCGACCCCGGGCTCGATTGACGGAAAACGACCGGGGACCCCGGCCACCCTCTTCGGCGGACCACGTCGAGCGAAGCAGTTCATGAGCGACGGCCGTGACCTGCCCTCCCGCCGAGCACACCGCACCTCGGAAGGAAACCCGATGGCTCCGGTTCCCCTGCTTGCGCGGAAGACCTCGAACGACCTGCCCCGCCGGGTCGGGACACCGCCGTTCGCCGTCTCCTCGGCCGACGGGGACATCCTGTTCCGGCTCGGGGCCAAAGTCGTGGTCGACCGAGCACGCCGGCTCCGCTGGGCCGGCGCGAGCGAAGACGGCAACCGCGCACTGGCGCACCGCAGCCGGGTCCGGCCGCACATCCCGCTCCTCGACGCACGTCTCGACGTCGGCGGCAACCGAGTCCGCGCCGCGCACTCCAGCCCGGCCGCAAGGCGGACCACTTTCCTGACCAGCCCCGCGGAACCCGAGAGCGGGCGAGTCGGCAAGTTCGCCGAATACGGCGCCGCCTGCCTGATCGACCGCTCCGACCGCCCGGCCCGGATCATCCACTGCCACCTCTGCGGCCGGTCCGCCGGTTTCTCCCCGGAAGCCCGCTGGCAAGCCATTCCGCGCACCCGCTGCCGGGCCGGCGATGAACTCTCCTTGCGAGAGATGCAGATTCTCTGCCTGATCAGCATCGGCACCACGAACGACGAGATCGCGGAAACCCCTTCCGGTTCCCCGGAAAAGTCGCAGCCGCGTCAAGAACGTGGTGCCGGCAATCGCGCCCAAGCAGTGGCACTCGGACCTCTCGGCAACCGACTCCGCACGGACTCGCCACGGCCGAAATGACCCGCGCCGGGTCGTCTCCCGACCCGCGCCACCTCCCCGAACGGCGCCTGCCCGCCTCCGCCACGCCTGCTCAGTGCCCCGCATCCGATCAGAAGGAACGCATCATGACCGAACCGGCCAACCCCAGAGGCACCGTTTTCATCGGTGCCGACCGGGACGCGATCACTGTGGCTCGCGGCTACCTGGAGTCCAGGGGAATCGAACTGACGGCGGTCACCAGATCGACCAGCGTGCTGCAGATCTTCGTGAATTCCGACGCCAT
The nucleotide sequence above comes from Amycolatopsis sp. AA4. Encoded proteins:
- a CDS encoding response regulator transcription factor, whose amino-acid sequence is MAPVPLLARKTSNDLPRRVGTPPFAVSSADGDILFRLGAKVVVDRARRLRWAGASEDGNRALAHRSRVRPHIPLLDARLDVGGNRVRAAHSSPAARRTTFLTSPAEPESGRVGKFAEYGAACLIDRSDRPARIIHCHLCGRSAGFSPEARWQAIPRTRCRAGDELSLREMQILCLISIGTTNDEIAETPSGSPEKSQPRQERGAGNRAQAVALGPLGNRLRTDSPRPK